The genome window gtaaattgatcacttgaaaatagcaaccgccgagtttcttgttcttctctgtaggaacggcattccgaaccagtggcaaATTTAACtatagttgacgattcaaaagcacttttaaaagtttacttgaataaaaatatgttctattccattctattggCTAATATAATTTGCATTAATTATTACAGAAAACGGCGCAAGCGCACCGTACAAAAGTCGCCTCAATCCTGTGAAGAGTGCGGTAAAATTTTCCAAACTGGCTACGAGTTGAAGAAACATAAACGCACACACTCGGGCGTGCGTCCCTATATGTGCACGGACTGTGGCAAGACATACACGCAGCTGGGACACCTGAGCATACATGTCTTATCACACAAAGGTACATATACAATGaatgcagacagacacactttcgcatttataatattagtatggataaataagAAGCATTGTAAAACTTTGTTGCAGGTATAAAAAACTTCAATTGCACCGAATGCAGCTCCTCATTCTACAGAAAAGCAGACTTGGACCGTCACCAGAAAATTCACACCGGAGAAAAACCTCACCAATGTGAGATTTGCTCCAAGAGCTTCACACAAAAGAACAATCTAGTGATGCACTTCAAAATGCACATAGGCGATAGACCTCACCAGTGTGAAGTGTGCGACAAGAGGTTCCTCACGAGGAGCAAGATGGTGCTCCACTCCAAGAAACACGAGAAAGACAGGAAGAAGAAGGAGATTTTGGCGCAAGTTTAATACCGTGTGATGACGTCCCACAcaacaataacaattttaagTTTAGTTACATGTGAAAAACTGTGATTACCTTGACAGTTAAAACAGTTTTGAAAGtaaatgaattaaattgatttatttcatgtaggacagcaTGTACCTCTGATGGTATGTGACTCTACCGGTTCGGTAAGTAAGATTCTAATGAGAAGAGCCAGCCAGAAACTCAGTAgttgcttttttaaaataaaacaaagtgttaaaaatatattatttaaatttgcaATACATAAGCAATGTAACTTAAGGTAGTATATACCTTGTTTTTGTTAGACTGTCAGTTGAATAAACAATTTAGAAcgtgttttagttttaagttgcgAGTTATAagtgataatttttaaatgaagATAGAGGCGGCCCATTGGCGGTGTTcctactagattacaacatgggattattcaagggtCGAGGAATTATGTTCTGAAACATGGTGTACTTATATAGAATCTGGTGTCAGTAATTTTCGGAgttttcattctttttttactgttttttttaaatgataaaataatgaagtaatGGTGTTCTGAAAACTGGTATAATTATATggaactagttgatgcccacgactttggccgcgtggatttagatttttaaaaatcctgtgggatgtaggaactctttgattttccgataaaaagtagcctctagGGTTAATgtaattatatccatgcaaaaaaaaacgtCGATGCGtcactccgttgcgacgtgattgaaggacaaaccaacaaccaacaaacagacacactttcgcatttataatatgggtagtaatatgACGTCAGTGTGTTGGATTGATTTTCCACTACCTTTCTGAGTTCCGAAAAACTAGTTCCGAGTACCCTCATATGACCCCTCTGATgctcagcgccaaaatggcgaaagtCCAGTTGCTTCACAAACAGACCAACAATCACAGGCCcagcgtcatcatcatcatcagcctgtggacgtccaccgttggacataggccttcccttaaGAGCGCCACTACACCCGGTCctaaggcctcgtttacggagacgcggggcgtcgcgcgtcgcgtgtgtcgtggcgtctcgcggcgcgtcgtacgtttttttttgtttacggtgaggcggcgcgtgaagcggcacttagcatcgcacgcgtaatcacaaacatatggCAATATACGATGTTGTTTATAGAGATGCGAGGCGGGAAGAGTGGCGGCGCCCGCCGCTGTGCACGCGGCGGGCGCGTCTGCTTTGTGcgatttccaaataaagactGGCAGAAAGTTCGGCTGCGGGCATCGCTTCATCGAGAATTGCCGCCACGATGAACGCCGCGTGGGACGCATCGATGCCACCCGCGGGCTCGGCCGCAAAAAGGCTCCAAGGCTCTCAAACAAACGCGTATAAAATTGCTTCTCCGTAAACGCACTCATACAACGCcatatgtttaaattcagtgcgggctgcgccgcccatcgcaacgcgcgacgccccgcgtctccgtaaacgaggcctcagccttcctcatccagccactttccgccagcctctttatatcgtcggtccatcgtgctggagggcgtcccacactccgcggtctccactcaaggactttccggctccaacggccatcgcctctacggcAGGCATGACCTACCCACTGCCaattgctaatagtttgggctacaggcccagcgtacttgtattataCTCtttccacggagagaagttaatatatggctctctctctgttacgttatgtaatcccatacaaatgacaaagacaaaaaatcagtgggcgttaaccattttgagtgacgaACCAATCACAAATGAGCCTATGTTTTCCTGCATAGAGTAGTTCGGAAATCAATTTATGCTCAGTCATTTCAgttagttagtttagtttagagattgtgtacaacagaattagccacaattttctttatacagggtgtaaccagaacgctggcaaataCGAACACAGGTGATAGTGCTGATGATTGATTACTTATATGATAAccacaccaaaaaaaaaaaaacgcgaaaaaaatataattttgtcaaagtttacgatatatccatactaatattataaatgcgaaagtgtgtttgtctgtctgtctgtctgctagcttttcacggctcaaccgttcaaccgattttgacgaaatttggtacagaggtagcttgcaaccccgggaaggacataggctactttacgcgtacgaagtcgcgggcatcagctagttgcaaataaaacatctgactgacgctagaggtcaacgaacgttgtgttagtaggccactcggagtcaatgccgcgtcgtagggtgacccgagttttacacgctatacattgcgggtttcaaaaatactaaatcgctaaaactacaaaatgaggcaaatggttattggtattggattgtgtttaggtagtataacaataacgctaagttttcgctagcgttctggttacaccctgtatagtaatGGATGCATgatttttagtacctactgtcaaattaattaaattgtttgaAATCGATTTAGcgaaaaaatttgaaataatgtaattttactGTTAATGTTTTGATTATGttgtttctttttaattaaaatttagtaAACGAGATACGggatacaataaaaaaatggtttaagtagattttttattttttttaatcctctCCTTAGTCCTTGAttttaatatacaaaattaaatagaatttattcaaataaaatgttGGTAGGTAAAGTATATataaagtaagtataaataagctgtgatagcctagtggttaggacgtccgcctcctaataggtcgggggttcgatcccaggcacctctaacttttcggagttatgtgcgtttttaagttacctatttaaatatcacttgctttaaaggtgaaggaaaacatcgtgaggaaacctgcatgcctaagagttctccataatgttctcaaaggcgtgaagtctgccaatccgcacttggccagcgtggtggactatggccaaacctttctcatactgagaggagacctgtgctctgtattgagccggcgatgggttgatcatgatgatgatgatgaatgcaataaagtaggtaacgattacttttgttttttatttaagtaaataacacattttatttcaaaaatacatgtctaaatttacaaattatgaaaatactaagtaggtacaaaatgatAATTCCCGATTTTATGTCAATCCAGCCTTTAAAGGACACAAAatcaagttttaaaaatataatccatacctttttttaccataaaattttaatgtttttaataactacctaggtacttagttttacatactgtacctactaaaaatgtTCAGGTAttaaatacgtaggtaggtacgataattAAGGTAcaacataaattaataatattttcattttggtGGCAAAACAATTCATTTAAATTCCCGCCAATAtgacattataattattagtcaACACGACGTGTTTCCGATTTGCGTTttgtttttgcatttttaacaaaaattaaagttatGTATTTATAAATGAAAGATTTTATTTGCAAATCATGTCTATGTAGGTAATCATAAaaattttatgataataatttttaatatttaacattaaaaattacataaactcaaaataattaattagcttTTACATTATAATGTGGAAATTaaggcaaaaataaaaatttaacttatAGCCTCTACTTTTATCTCTGTCTGTCAGACCTGCCACTGTTGGAATGGATTCGATGTAAAACTGCTCATAAGTTTTTACTTCTTTTTGAAGACTTTGGTAGAAAACGGGAGTTTCCGcggttttttatattaagtacttatatggAATTAAAATACTATCAAAGTCAataatctgaataaaaatacgaaaaaaataagttaattaCACGAAAAATATTTGTGTTCGGATCTTATCAACTTAAACTTTGTATATTTAGTACTTACACGTAGGTCTATATACATATTAGGTATTAGTATTGCAGCCTTTCAAAGTACATTATTTACGCGTCATACATAGCTTGCAGTCTATTCTCGAGCGTATCGTCAAAGGGATTAAACCTATAATCGCTTGCCATCATGTTGCCCCAAAAGTCAGGGATGTCTTCGACTCCGAAAACCGGCAGTTTGGATTTCTGTTGACCTTCTGATTTGAACTCG of Maniola hyperantus chromosome 26, iAphHyp1.2, whole genome shotgun sequence contains these proteins:
- the LOC117994202 gene encoding zinc finger protein OZF-like, encoding MEPVESSVALASQPVEEIVIKCEVIEISDEEPGSEEPKKKRRKRTVQKSPQSCEECGKIFQTGYELKKHKRTHSGVRPYMCTDCGKTYTQLGHLSIHVLSHKGIKNFNCTECSSSFYRKADLDRHQKIHTGEKPHQCEICSKSFTQKNNLVMHFKMHIGDRPHQCEVCDKRFLTRSKMVLHSKKHEKDRKKKEILAQV